In the Choloepus didactylus isolate mChoDid1 chromosome 5, mChoDid1.pri, whole genome shotgun sequence genome, one interval contains:
- the LOC119534815 gene encoding spidroin-1-like — protein sequence MAAAGGGVRARDRSGSGRGRPDSGRGFYRRGGTGPPPLGSRGAERQPMGPSEGGEGAPAGSPLPCVRPGSPVTFGAGQALSGLPGAGSAQPGGWQRRGVGRGDPPRVGRGAQRRAQSRGRGRVGLGGPPGARGKGSGAPRPGTGRARGLRGRSSPGAGGEGPCAGSRRVGGARRKGHRDWRRGVGGAAPSEGEGGAYWGGGRDHPVAGGGARRRAQGQRAEGSRGGDPPGLEERDSGCYAQARERAQGVLPVAGGGARRLTHGQGVGGRGAGTRRELEKKEEARGGARCPGGAGRPGDREGREGPPVGRREGDTKKAEIGARGGARRGVPGLGPPSPAPSLLRGDRSGSGRFRPASGLPSGDLRLGRRLPAGAGVGGRRTLGTGRGG from the coding sequence ATGGCTGCGGCGGGTGGCGGGGTGCGAGCGCGGGACCGGAGCGGGAGCGGCAGAGGACGGCCCGACTCGGGGCGCGGCTTTTATCGGCGCGGTGGGACGGGGCCCCCTCCTCTTGGCAGCCGCGGCGCGGAGCGCCAGCCAATGGGGCCTTccgagggaggggagggggcgccCGCGGGGTCCCCCCTCCCGTGCGTCCGGCCCGGCAGTCCCGTTACTTTTGGGGCGGGGCAGGCACTCTCGGGGCTTCCTGGGGCTGGCTCTGCTCAGCCTGGAGGCTGGCAAAGGCGGGGCGTTGGGCGGGGGGACCCTCCCAGAGTAGGGAGAGGGGCCCAGCGCCGCGCGCAGAGTCGGGGGAGGGGGCGCGTTGGGTTGGGAGGCCCTCCTGGGGCTAGAGGAAAGGGCTCCGGGGCGCCGCGCCCGGGGACGGGGAGGGCGCGGGGGCTGAGGGGGCGGTCCTCGCCGGGAGCTGGAGGAGAGGGGCCCTGCGCGGGGTCcaggagggtgggaggggcgcGGAGGAAGGGCCATCGGGACTGGAGGAGAGGGGTTGGGGGTGCAGCGCCCAGCGAAGGGGAGGGAGGCGCgtactgggggggggggagggaccATCCCGTGGCTGGAGGAGGGGCTCGGCGTCGCGCCCAGGGTCAGAGGGCTGAGGGGTCGCGGGGTGGGGACCCTCCGGGGCTGGAGGAGAGGGATTCGGGGTGCTACGCCCAGGCACGGGAGAGGGCGCAGGGGGTCCTTCCCGTGGCTGGAGGAGGGGCTCGGCGCCTCACCCATGGTCAGGGAGTTGGGGGTCGCGGGGCGGGGACCCGCCGGGAGctggagaaaaaggaggaggcGCGGGGGGGCGCTCGGTGCCCGGGTGGGGCCGGGAGACCCGGGGACAGGGAGGGGCGTGAGGGCCCGCCTGTCGGAAGGCGCGAGGGAGAcacaaagaaggcagagattggagcgcGGGGTGGGGCGCGCCGCGGGGTCCCCGGCCTCGGTCCCCCGTCCCCCGCGCCCAGCCTTCTCCGCGGGGACCGCTCGGGCTCCGGCCGCTTTCGTCCTGCCTCGGGGCTCCCATCCGGGGACCTGAGGCTGGGTCGGCGGCTCCCGGCCGGAGCGGGGGTCGGCGGCCGACGAACGCTGGGGACGGGGCGCGGCGGCTGA